The Scomber japonicus isolate fScoJap1 chromosome 13, fScoJap1.pri, whole genome shotgun sequence genome includes a window with the following:
- the fgfr4 gene encoding fibroblast growth factor receptor 4 isoform X1, whose translation MARVCMFCVLLLCLMDSVLARAIDEGRTKDLRVPRPLIIPGYPENTTGVVGGQAKLLCKVHRPGSTKVQWLKTEVSGSGRSQGGQPRLRALTALQSNASNVNTLHLSNITLEDAGEYICMAKSTHAGQIVQAMQSAWLEVLPGTIISRTMDMTAAEIPEDVLEDLSEDTTEHLLLEPGNILKLRCDMNTRPGMAVTWYKEGVRVLATPRIQIRGAIMEITDVTYEDSGIYVCVLRGTKDPVRNFTITVADSLGSGDDDEDNGLEDSSAEIENDQVYFSRGPYWTHTQRMEKKLYAVPAGNTVKFRCPAMGSPMPTIRWLKNGREFRGEHRIGGIKLRHQHWSLVMESVVPSDRGNYTCVVENKYGSIAHSYVLDVLERSPHRPILQAGLPANNTAVVGSDVQFHCKVYSDAQPHIQWLKHIERNGSRYGPDGTPYVQVLKTGSLNMSEVEVLYLSKVTMEDAGEYTCLAGNSIGFAHQSAWLTVLSEEEAADAMDTMETKYTDIIIYACGFLALIMAIVIVVLCRMQVHPRREPFDALPVQKLSKFPLRRQYSVESNSSGKSSASLVRVARLSSSCSPMLAGVMEFELPYDPDWEFPRENLTLGKPLGEGCFGQVVRAEAYGINKDGQDQATTVAVKMLKDDATDKDLADLISEMELMKVMDKHKNIINLLGVCTQDGPLYVLVEYASKGSLREYLRARRPPGMDYTFDVTKVPEEQLTFKDLLSCAYQVARGMEYLASKRCIHRDLAARNVLVTEDNVMKIADFGLARGVHQIDYYKKTTNGRLPVKWMAPEALFDRVYTHQSDVWSFGVLMWEIFTLGGSPYPGIPVEELFKLLKEGHRMDKPSNCTHELYMMMRECWHAVPTQRPTFKQLVEELDRVLLSISDEYLDLSTPFEQYSPSCEDTSSSCSSDNDSVFTHDALSTDPCLLGYQDVRSRIDMKTALR comes from the exons ATCTTCGTGTCCCCAGGCCACTGATCATACCAGGTTATCCAGAAAATACCACAGGGGTGGTGGGTGGTCAGGCGAAGCTGTTGTGTAAAGTCCATCGGCCGGGGTCCACCAAGGTGCAGTGGCTGAAAACAGAAGTCAGCGGCTCAGGAAGGAGTCAGGGAGGACAGCCTCGCCTCAGGGCTCTAACG GCCCTGCAGAGCAATGCATCGAATGTGAACACTCTGCATTTGTCCAACATCACTCTGGAGGATGCTGGAGAGTACATCTGCATGGCCAAGAGCACCCATGCAGGACAGATAGTACAGGCCATGCAGTCAGCATGGCTGGAGGTCCTGCCTG GTACCATCATTTCCCGAACGATGGACATGACTGCTGCAGAAATACCCGAAG ATGTTCTTGAGGACTTGAGTGAAGACACCACAGAGCATCTTCTGTTAGAGCCGGGCAACATCCTGAAACTGCGCTGTGACATGAACACTCGCCCCGGCATGGCAGTCACTTGGTACAAGGAGGGAGTCCGGGTTCTGGCCACGCCCCGCATCCAGATCCGTGGTGCCATCATGGAGATTACAGACGTCACCTATGAGGATTCGggcatttatgtttgtgttctcCGAGGAACCAAAGACCCCGTGAGGAACTTCACCATCACTGTGGCAG ACTCTTTGGGATCGGGGGACGATGACGAGGACAATGGCTTGGAGGACTCATCAGCTGAGATTGAAAATGACCAAGTTTACTTCTCCAGAG GTCCCTATTGGACCCACACTCAGCGTATGGAGAAGAAGCTGTATGCTGTTCCAGCTGGTAACACAGTGAAGTTTCGTTGCCCCGCCATGGGCAGCCCCATGCCAACCATCCGCTGGCTCAAAAATGGTCGTGAATTTAGAGGAGAGCACCGCATTGGCGGCATCAAG cTGAGACACCAGCACTGGAGCCTGGTGATGGAAAGCGTTGTGCCTTCAGACAGAGGAAACTACACTTGTGTGGTGGAGAATAAATACGGCTCAATTGCTCACAGCTACGTCCTCGACGTCCTAG AGCGCTCCCCACACAGGCCCATCCTGCAGGCAGGTCTACCAGCCAACAACACAGCAGTGGTGGGTAGTGACGTCCAGTTCCATTGTAAGGTCTACAGTGATGCCCAGCCTCATATTCAGTGGCTCAAACACATAGAAAGGAATGGCAGTCGCTACGGTCCTGATGGGACACCCTACGTTCAGGTCCTTAAG ACTGGCAGTCTGAACATGTCAGAGGTGGAAGTGCTCTACCTGTCCAAAGTTACCATGGAAGATGCAGGAGAGTACACCTGTCTTGCTGGAAATTCAATCGGCTTTGCCCACCAATCTGCTTGGCTCACTGTCCTTTCag aggaggaagcagcagaCGCTATGGACACCATGGAGACCAAGTACACCGACATCATCATTTATGCCTGTGGTTTCCTGGCTCTGATTATGGCCATCGTCATCGTGGTGTTGTGTCGAATGCAGGTCCACCCCAGAAGGGAGCCTTTTGATGCTCTTCCTGTCCAGAAGCTCTCCAAGTTCCCTCTTCGCAGACAG TATTCAGTGGAGTCCAACTCATCAGGGAAATCCAGTGCATCTCTGGTGAGGGTAGCTCGCCTCTCATCCAGCTGCTCTCCCATGCTGGCTGGCGTCATGGAGTTTGAGTTGCCCTACGACCCAGACTGGGAGTTCCCCAGGGAAAA TTTAACATTGGGCAAACCACTGGGAGAAGGCTGTTTCGGCCAGGTGGTCAGAGCTGAGGCCTACGGCATCAACAAGGACGGCCAGGACCAGGCCACCACTGTGGCGGTTAAGATGCtcaaag ATGATGCCACAGACAAAGATCTCGCAGACCTCATCTCAGAAATGGAGTTGATGAAGGTGATGGACAAACACAAGAACATCATCAACCTACTTGGAGTCTGCACACAGGATG GCCCTCTGTATGTGCTGGTGGAGTACGCCTCCAAAGGCAGTCTAAGGGAGTACCTGCGGGCCCGGCGACCCCCAGGCATGGACTACACCTTTGATGTGACGAAAGTGCCAGAGGAGCAGCTCACCTTCAAAGACCTGCTGTCCTGTGCCTACCAAGTGGCCAGAGGGATGGAGTACCTGGCCTCTAAAAGG TGCATCCACAGAGATTTGGCAGCCAGAAATGTTCTGGTGACGGAGGACAACGTGATGAAGATCGCTGACTTTGGACTGGCCAGAGGAGTTCACCAGATCGACTACTACAAGAAAACCACCAAC GGACGGCTGCCGGTGAAATGGATGGCACCAGAGGCCTTGTTTGACAGAGTCTACACACACCAGAGCGATGT GTGGTCATTTGGCGTACTGATGTGGGAGATCTTCACGCTGGGCGGCTCACCGTACCCTGGTATCCCCGTTGAGGAGCTCTTCAAGCTGCTGAAGGAAGGACACCGCATGGACAAACCATCCAACTGCACACACGAACT CTACATGATGATGCGTGAGTGCTGGCATGCCGTTCCCACCCAGAGACCGACCTTCAAACAGCTGGTAGAGGAGCTGGACAGAGTGCTGCTGTCCATCTCTGACGAG TATTTGGACCTGTCGACGCCCTTCGAGCAGTACTCCCCATCATGCGAGGACACGTCCAGCTCCTGCTCCTCTGACAACGACTCTGTTTTTACCCACGATGCCTTGTCCACTGACCCTTGCCTCCTGGGATATCAGGACGTGCGCTCTCGGATAGACATGAAGACGGCACTCCGATAG
- the fgfr4 gene encoding fibroblast growth factor receptor 4 isoform X2, giving the protein MAVTWYKEGVRVLATPRIQIRGAIMEITDVTYEDSGIYVCVLRGTKDPVRNFTITVADSLGSGDDDEDNGLEDSSAENTGPYWTHTQRMEKKLYAVPAGNTVKFRCPAMGSPMPTIRWLKNGREFRGEHRIGGIKLRHQHWSLVMESVVPSDRGNYTCVVENKYGSIAHSYVLDVLERSPHRPILQAGLPANNTAVVGSDVQFHCKVYSDAQPHIQWLKHIERNGSRYGPDGTPYVQVLKTGSLNMSEVEVLYLSKVTMEDAGEYTCLAGNSIGFAHQSAWLTVLSDAMDTMETKYTDIIIYACGFLALIMAIVIVVLCRMQVHPRREPFDALPVQKLSKFPLRRQVQGMNEFYSVESNSSGKSSASLVRVARLSSSCSPMLAGVMEFELPYDPDWEFPRENLTLGKPLGEGCFGQVVRAEAYGINKDGQDQATTVAVKMLKDDATDKDLADLISEMELMKVMDKHKNIINLLGVCTQDGPLYVLVEYASKGSLREYLRARRPPGMDYTFDVTKVPEEQLTFKDLLSCAYQVARGMEYLASKRCIHRDLAARNVLVTEDNVMKIADFGLARGVHQIDYYKKTTNGRLPVKWMAPEALFDRVYTHQSDVWSFGVLMWEIFTLGGSPYPGIPVEELFKLLKEGHRMDKPSNCTHELYMMMRECWHAVPTQRPTFKQLVEELDRVLLSISDEYLDLSTPFEQYSPSCEDTSSSCSSDNDSVFTHDALSTDPCLLGYQDVRSRIDMKTALR; this is encoded by the exons ATGGCAGTCACTTGGTACAAGGAGGGAGTCCGGGTTCTGGCCACGCCCCGCATCCAGATCCGTGGTGCCATCATGGAGATTACAGACGTCACCTATGAGGATTCGggcatttatgtttgtgttctcCGAGGAACCAAAGACCCCGTGAGGAACTTCACCATCACTGTGGCAG ACTCTTTGGGATCGGGGGACGATGACGAGGACAATGGCTTGGAGGACTCATCAGCTGAGA ATACAGGTCCCTATTGGACCCACACTCAGCGTATGGAGAAGAAGCTGTATGCTGTTCCAGCTGGTAACACAGTGAAGTTTCGTTGCCCCGCCATGGGCAGCCCCATGCCAACCATCCGCTGGCTCAAAAATGGTCGTGAATTTAGAGGAGAGCACCGCATTGGCGGCATCAAG cTGAGACACCAGCACTGGAGCCTGGTGATGGAAAGCGTTGTGCCTTCAGACAGAGGAAACTACACTTGTGTGGTGGAGAATAAATACGGCTCAATTGCTCACAGCTACGTCCTCGACGTCCTAG AGCGCTCCCCACACAGGCCCATCCTGCAGGCAGGTCTACCAGCCAACAACACAGCAGTGGTGGGTAGTGACGTCCAGTTCCATTGTAAGGTCTACAGTGATGCCCAGCCTCATATTCAGTGGCTCAAACACATAGAAAGGAATGGCAGTCGCTACGGTCCTGATGGGACACCCTACGTTCAGGTCCTTAAG ACTGGCAGTCTGAACATGTCAGAGGTGGAAGTGCTCTACCTGTCCAAAGTTACCATGGAAGATGCAGGAGAGTACACCTGTCTTGCTGGAAATTCAATCGGCTTTGCCCACCAATCTGCTTGGCTCACTGTCCTTTCag aCGCTATGGACACCATGGAGACCAAGTACACCGACATCATCATTTATGCCTGTGGTTTCCTGGCTCTGATTATGGCCATCGTCATCGTGGTGTTGTGTCGAATGCAGGTCCACCCCAGAAGGGAGCCTTTTGATGCTCTTCCTGTCCAGAAGCTCTCCAAGTTCCCTCTTCGCAGACAGGTACAGGGCATGAACGAGTTT TATTCAGTGGAGTCCAACTCATCAGGGAAATCCAGTGCATCTCTGGTGAGGGTAGCTCGCCTCTCATCCAGCTGCTCTCCCATGCTGGCTGGCGTCATGGAGTTTGAGTTGCCCTACGACCCAGACTGGGAGTTCCCCAGGGAAAA TTTAACATTGGGCAAACCACTGGGAGAAGGCTGTTTCGGCCAGGTGGTCAGAGCTGAGGCCTACGGCATCAACAAGGACGGCCAGGACCAGGCCACCACTGTGGCGGTTAAGATGCtcaaag ATGATGCCACAGACAAAGATCTCGCAGACCTCATCTCAGAAATGGAGTTGATGAAGGTGATGGACAAACACAAGAACATCATCAACCTACTTGGAGTCTGCACACAGGATG GCCCTCTGTATGTGCTGGTGGAGTACGCCTCCAAAGGCAGTCTAAGGGAGTACCTGCGGGCCCGGCGACCCCCAGGCATGGACTACACCTTTGATGTGACGAAAGTGCCAGAGGAGCAGCTCACCTTCAAAGACCTGCTGTCCTGTGCCTACCAAGTGGCCAGAGGGATGGAGTACCTGGCCTCTAAAAGG TGCATCCACAGAGATTTGGCAGCCAGAAATGTTCTGGTGACGGAGGACAACGTGATGAAGATCGCTGACTTTGGACTGGCCAGAGGAGTTCACCAGATCGACTACTACAAGAAAACCACCAAC GGACGGCTGCCGGTGAAATGGATGGCACCAGAGGCCTTGTTTGACAGAGTCTACACACACCAGAGCGATGT GTGGTCATTTGGCGTACTGATGTGGGAGATCTTCACGCTGGGCGGCTCACCGTACCCTGGTATCCCCGTTGAGGAGCTCTTCAAGCTGCTGAAGGAAGGACACCGCATGGACAAACCATCCAACTGCACACACGAACT CTACATGATGATGCGTGAGTGCTGGCATGCCGTTCCCACCCAGAGACCGACCTTCAAACAGCTGGTAGAGGAGCTGGACAGAGTGCTGCTGTCCATCTCTGACGAG TATTTGGACCTGTCGACGCCCTTCGAGCAGTACTCCCCATCATGCGAGGACACGTCCAGCTCCTGCTCCTCTGACAACGACTCTGTTTTTACCCACGATGCCTTGTCCACTGACCCTTGCCTCCTGGGATATCAGGACGTGCGCTCTCGGATAGACATGAAGACGGCACTCCGATAG
- the fgfr4 gene encoding fibroblast growth factor receptor 4 isoform X3, whose amino-acid sequence MAVTWYKEGVRVLATPRIQIRGAIMEITDVTYEDSGIYVCVLRGTKDPVRNFTITVADSLGSGDDDEDNGLEDSSAESPYWTHTQRMEKKLYAVPAGNTVKFRCPAMGSPMPTIRWLKNGREFRGEHRIGGIKLRHQHWSLVMESVVPSDRGNYTCVVENKYGSIAHSYVLDVLERSPHRPILQAGLPANNTAVVGSDVQFHCKVYSDAQPHIQWLKHIERNGSRYGPDGTPYVQVLKTGSLNMSEVEVLYLSKVTMEDAGEYTCLAGNSIGFAHQSAWLTVLSDAMDTMETKYTDIIIYACGFLALIMAIVIVVLCRMQVHPRREPFDALPVQKLSKFPLRRQYSVESNSSGKSSASLVRVARLSSSCSPMLAGVMEFELPYDPDWEFPRENLTLGKPLGEGCFGQVVRAEAYGINKDGQDQATTVAVKMLKDDATDKDLADLISEMELMKVMDKHKNIINLLGVCTQDGPLYVLVEYASKGSLREYLRARRPPGMDYTFDVTKVPEEQLTFKDLLSCAYQVARGMEYLASKRCIHRDLAARNVLVTEDNVMKIADFGLARGVHQIDYYKKTTNGRLPVKWMAPEALFDRVYTHQSDVWSFGVLMWEIFTLGGSPYPGIPVEELFKLLKEGHRMDKPSNCTHELYMMMRECWHAVPTQRPTFKQLVEELDRVLLSISDEYLDLSTPFEQYSPSCEDTSSSCSSDNDSVFTHDALSTDPCLLGYQDVRSRIDMKTALR is encoded by the exons ATGGCAGTCACTTGGTACAAGGAGGGAGTCCGGGTTCTGGCCACGCCCCGCATCCAGATCCGTGGTGCCATCATGGAGATTACAGACGTCACCTATGAGGATTCGggcatttatgtttgtgttctcCGAGGAACCAAAGACCCCGTGAGGAACTTCACCATCACTGTGGCAG ACTCTTTGGGATCGGGGGACGATGACGAGGACAATGGCTTGGAGGACTCATCAGCTGAGA GTCCCTATTGGACCCACACTCAGCGTATGGAGAAGAAGCTGTATGCTGTTCCAGCTGGTAACACAGTGAAGTTTCGTTGCCCCGCCATGGGCAGCCCCATGCCAACCATCCGCTGGCTCAAAAATGGTCGTGAATTTAGAGGAGAGCACCGCATTGGCGGCATCAAG cTGAGACACCAGCACTGGAGCCTGGTGATGGAAAGCGTTGTGCCTTCAGACAGAGGAAACTACACTTGTGTGGTGGAGAATAAATACGGCTCAATTGCTCACAGCTACGTCCTCGACGTCCTAG AGCGCTCCCCACACAGGCCCATCCTGCAGGCAGGTCTACCAGCCAACAACACAGCAGTGGTGGGTAGTGACGTCCAGTTCCATTGTAAGGTCTACAGTGATGCCCAGCCTCATATTCAGTGGCTCAAACACATAGAAAGGAATGGCAGTCGCTACGGTCCTGATGGGACACCCTACGTTCAGGTCCTTAAG ACTGGCAGTCTGAACATGTCAGAGGTGGAAGTGCTCTACCTGTCCAAAGTTACCATGGAAGATGCAGGAGAGTACACCTGTCTTGCTGGAAATTCAATCGGCTTTGCCCACCAATCTGCTTGGCTCACTGTCCTTTCag aCGCTATGGACACCATGGAGACCAAGTACACCGACATCATCATTTATGCCTGTGGTTTCCTGGCTCTGATTATGGCCATCGTCATCGTGGTGTTGTGTCGAATGCAGGTCCACCCCAGAAGGGAGCCTTTTGATGCTCTTCCTGTCCAGAAGCTCTCCAAGTTCCCTCTTCGCAGACAG TATTCAGTGGAGTCCAACTCATCAGGGAAATCCAGTGCATCTCTGGTGAGGGTAGCTCGCCTCTCATCCAGCTGCTCTCCCATGCTGGCTGGCGTCATGGAGTTTGAGTTGCCCTACGACCCAGACTGGGAGTTCCCCAGGGAAAA TTTAACATTGGGCAAACCACTGGGAGAAGGCTGTTTCGGCCAGGTGGTCAGAGCTGAGGCCTACGGCATCAACAAGGACGGCCAGGACCAGGCCACCACTGTGGCGGTTAAGATGCtcaaag ATGATGCCACAGACAAAGATCTCGCAGACCTCATCTCAGAAATGGAGTTGATGAAGGTGATGGACAAACACAAGAACATCATCAACCTACTTGGAGTCTGCACACAGGATG GCCCTCTGTATGTGCTGGTGGAGTACGCCTCCAAAGGCAGTCTAAGGGAGTACCTGCGGGCCCGGCGACCCCCAGGCATGGACTACACCTTTGATGTGACGAAAGTGCCAGAGGAGCAGCTCACCTTCAAAGACCTGCTGTCCTGTGCCTACCAAGTGGCCAGAGGGATGGAGTACCTGGCCTCTAAAAGG TGCATCCACAGAGATTTGGCAGCCAGAAATGTTCTGGTGACGGAGGACAACGTGATGAAGATCGCTGACTTTGGACTGGCCAGAGGAGTTCACCAGATCGACTACTACAAGAAAACCACCAAC GGACGGCTGCCGGTGAAATGGATGGCACCAGAGGCCTTGTTTGACAGAGTCTACACACACCAGAGCGATGT GTGGTCATTTGGCGTACTGATGTGGGAGATCTTCACGCTGGGCGGCTCACCGTACCCTGGTATCCCCGTTGAGGAGCTCTTCAAGCTGCTGAAGGAAGGACACCGCATGGACAAACCATCCAACTGCACACACGAACT CTACATGATGATGCGTGAGTGCTGGCATGCCGTTCCCACCCAGAGACCGACCTTCAAACAGCTGGTAGAGGAGCTGGACAGAGTGCTGCTGTCCATCTCTGACGAG TATTTGGACCTGTCGACGCCCTTCGAGCAGTACTCCCCATCATGCGAGGACACGTCCAGCTCCTGCTCCTCTGACAACGACTCTGTTTTTACCCACGATGCCTTGTCCACTGACCCTTGCCTCCTGGGATATCAGGACGTGCGCTCTCGGATAGACATGAAGACGGCACTCCGATAG